A window from Chitinophaga filiformis encodes these proteins:
- a CDS encoding NAD(P)-dependent oxidoreductase, with the protein MRTYHEDKLPGTTREKVSVIGLGAMGSVLAHLLVKEKQEVTVWNRTAAKAEQLVKEGAKYTGDIHAAVSASSLVIICVLDYAVTNEIFGEVDVQGKTIIQLSTGTPQDAREMAAMMKSRGALYLDGAILATPSQMGQPSTPIFFSGSQTAFERSEAVLKILAGMLLYVGEAPGAAAAWDLAALSSMFGMMFGFFHGVRIIESEGLDVAALGNMIADISPVLGQMVKSTADDIQQAHYTSPQSSLEICALSFELMMRQAAEGNIKAPFPVFALGLFNKARAAGYGDERLAAMMKVLR; encoded by the coding sequence ATGAGAACTTATCATGAAGACAAGCTGCCGGGCACAACACGGGAAAAAGTATCAGTTATAGGTCTGGGCGCAATGGGATCAGTGCTGGCACATTTACTGGTGAAGGAGAAGCAGGAGGTTACTGTCTGGAACAGAACGGCAGCGAAGGCTGAGCAGCTTGTTAAAGAGGGCGCCAAATACACGGGTGATATCCATGCAGCAGTGAGTGCCAGTTCACTGGTTATTATCTGTGTGCTGGATTATGCGGTCACTAATGAGATTTTCGGGGAGGTAGATGTGCAGGGGAAGACGATTATCCAGTTAAGCACTGGTACACCGCAGGACGCACGGGAAATGGCTGCGATGATGAAGTCGCGCGGGGCCTTGTACCTGGACGGAGCTATACTGGCTACGCCTTCCCAGATGGGGCAGCCGTCTACACCTATTTTCTTTTCGGGATCTCAAACGGCCTTTGAACGCAGCGAAGCGGTTTTAAAGATACTTGCCGGCATGCTTTTGTATGTGGGCGAAGCACCGGGAGCGGCTGCAGCCTGGGATCTTGCCGCGCTTTCCAGTATGTTTGGAATGATGTTCGGGTTCTTTCACGGCGTGCGTATAATAGAGTCGGAGGGCCTGGACGTTGCCGCCCTGGGTAATATGATAGCTGACATCTCCCCCGTGTTAGGACAGATGGTGAAGAGCACGGCGGATGATATACAGCAGGCGCATTACACTTCCCCTCAAAGTTCGCTGGAGATATGTGCGCTTAGTTTTGAGCTGATGATGCGCCAGGCGGCGGAAGGGAATATTAAAGCCCCTTTCCCGGTATTTGCGCTGGGGCTTTTCAACAAGGCCAGAGCCGCAGGGTATGGAGATGAGCGATTGGCTGCGATGATGAAGGTGTTGCGATAG
- a CDS encoding TonB-dependent receptor → MKTLVWLLTAVIVSLSAVGQQAVITGTVYDKEHHSLAFSAVSIPALKTGVTPSQSGVYTISVPAGAYIIASSLVGYKPAIQKVELNAGDTAHLNFTLEQDTKLKEVIISASRRQETLDEVPSSINIIGAKDLAIQKTINNNLSDILANSVPGLGFNTNRSSNLGQTMRGRGILIMIDGVPQSTPLRNGARDIRTIDPVAIERVEVIKGATAIYGNGADGGLINYITKKPDANKVISGQTSIGSSTFLIKPQHTLGAQASQLLSGTIKKLDYVVSGRYEQTGVARDAKGEVLSPEYGLNDLQMWNVFAKVGYNININNRLELMYNYFSSKQRTDYIARAGKYGVPDSATIGILGVRPGEPEGTPYNHNVNLHYSSQGLIGGTDLDVNMYLQDFYTLLSSSNFFEGNGQPGILDKKKGLRINLNSPFLISDIWNGNVIYGIDVLSDKTSTVLTDGRVSVPEMNMRNLAPYMQLKSVFQKNLIFKAGLRFENINIDVPTYTTLNTLNYSTGGYSGGGVVVKGGALNYNAFVFNAGLRFNKLSYFKPFVSFSQSFSIGDLGLVLRSAAENTLADITTEAVTANSYEAGFNSTFGKLNIEGAVYLSTSELGASYVYVNGKTQIARSPEKIHGFELAADYALLEHLVIGGSYSYTEGKRNVNDKKVYLGGDRINPPKSTAYVSWNILPDWLIRVQMLHAGNRKRFEPVNGKYSYGTGPINSFTTFNLFTSYHLDKKSSIQIGIENLLNKNYFTIPSQWMSDNLSYVKGNGIRLTVNYVYKF, encoded by the coding sequence ATGAAAACACTAGTATGGTTGCTGACAGCGGTTATTGTCAGTTTGTCTGCCGTTGGGCAACAAGCAGTTATTACGGGGACGGTATACGATAAGGAGCATCACAGTCTCGCATTTTCTGCCGTTAGCATACCGGCGCTTAAGACCGGGGTGACACCCAGTCAATCCGGAGTATATACGATAAGCGTACCCGCAGGAGCATATATCATTGCATCTTCCCTTGTTGGATATAAGCCGGCGATTCAAAAAGTTGAACTTAATGCGGGGGATACGGCTCATTTGAATTTTACTTTAGAGCAGGACACAAAACTGAAAGAAGTTATTATTTCTGCCAGTCGCAGGCAGGAAACACTGGATGAGGTGCCGTCTTCTATTAATATCATTGGTGCGAAGGATCTTGCTATTCAGAAAACGATCAATAATAATCTGAGCGATATATTGGCCAATAGTGTTCCTGGTCTCGGCTTTAATACTAACCGAAGCAGCAATCTTGGGCAGACGATGCGTGGTCGTGGCATTTTAATCATGATAGACGGCGTGCCACAATCCACTCCCTTACGTAATGGCGCCCGCGATATTCGCACAATTGATCCTGTTGCTATTGAGAGAGTGGAAGTTATCAAAGGGGCTACTGCTATTTATGGCAACGGCGCAGACGGTGGATTGATCAATTATATTACAAAGAAGCCGGACGCGAATAAAGTGATCAGTGGACAGACTTCTATCGGATCCAGTACTTTTCTGATAAAACCACAGCATACGCTTGGTGCGCAGGCAAGCCAGCTGTTAAGCGGCACAATAAAAAAACTTGACTATGTTGTTTCCGGACGATATGAACAAACAGGCGTCGCCAGGGATGCGAAAGGCGAAGTGTTATCTCCTGAATATGGATTGAATGATCTGCAAATGTGGAATGTATTTGCCAAAGTAGGGTATAATATCAATATCAATAACCGACTGGAGCTGATGTACAATTATTTCAGCAGTAAACAGCGCACTGATTATATTGCCAGGGCGGGAAAGTATGGTGTTCCGGATTCCGCGACTATAGGGATCCTGGGTGTTCGGCCGGGGGAGCCGGAAGGTACGCCTTATAATCACAATGTGAATCTTCATTACAGCAGTCAAGGGCTCATAGGCGGCACTGATCTTGACGTAAATATGTATTTGCAGGATTTTTATACTTTATTGTCTTCAAGTAACTTCTTTGAAGGAAATGGTCAACCTGGAATTCTTGACAAAAAGAAAGGCTTACGAATTAACCTGAATAGTCCTTTTCTCATCTCAGATATTTGGAATGGTAATGTTATATATGGAATTGATGTACTTTCCGATAAAACTTCCACTGTGCTTACAGATGGACGTGTCTCTGTTCCTGAAATGAATATGCGTAACCTCGCTCCTTATATGCAATTAAAATCAGTGTTTCAGAAAAACCTGATATTTAAGGCAGGGCTCCGTTTTGAAAATATAAATATTGATGTGCCCACGTATACGACACTTAATACGCTTAATTATAGCACCGGCGGATATTCCGGCGGCGGTGTTGTGGTAAAGGGCGGTGCGCTCAATTATAATGCTTTCGTGTTTAATGCCGGTTTAAGATTTAATAAGCTGTCTTATTTTAAACCATTTGTCAGCTTTTCGCAGAGCTTTAGCATCGGGGATCTTGGATTGGTACTTCGGTCTGCTGCTGAAAATACGCTTGCTGATATCACTACTGAGGCGGTAACCGCAAATAGTTATGAAGCTGGTTTTAACAGCACATTCGGGAAACTTAATATTGAAGGAGCTGTTTACCTTAGTACCTCTGAACTGGGGGCCTCTTATGTATATGTGAACGGTAAAACGCAGATTGCCAGGTCGCCGGAGAAAATTCATGGTTTTGAGCTGGCAGCAGATTATGCTTTACTGGAGCATTTAGTCATTGGCGGCTCTTATTCCTATACTGAAGGGAAAAGAAATGTCAATGATAAAAAGGTTTATCTTGGTGGCGACCGTATCAATCCACCTAAATCTACAGCCTATGTTTCCTGGAATATACTACCTGATTGGCTGATCCGTGTACAGATGCTCCATGCAGGCAACCGCAAACGCTTTGAGCCTGTCAACGGCAAGTACAGTTATGGCACTGGCCCAATCAACTCATTTACCACTTTTAACCTTTTTACCAGCTATCATCTTGATAAGAAAAGCAGTATTCAAATCGGCATAGAGAACTTATTGAATAAGAATTATTTTACTATTCCTTCACAATGGATGTCGGACAATCTGAGCTATGTGAAAGGAAATGGTATCAGGCTTACAGTGAATTATGTGTATAAATTTTAA